One stretch of Alcaligenes aquatilis DNA includes these proteins:
- the cysW gene encoding sulfate ABC transporter permease subunit CysW yields MSSLTIDTAVQAVPVQTARLRAAQDEGPAVKAILIGIAVLFFVLFLLLPLILVFMTAFSRGIMPYLSALSQSDTWHAASLTVLVAVIAVPLNIAFGLAASWAIARFEFRGKSLLTTLIDLPFSVSPVIAGLMFLLIFGRQGPFWDWLDANNIRIVFALPGLVLATLFVTFPFVARELIPLMQMQGSEEEQAARVLGANGRQMFWRVTLPKIKWGLLYGVILCNARAMGEFGAVSVLSGHIRGQTNTLPLHVEIEYNDYHTVGAFAAASVLAVLALLTLALKLWAERKMVQDGHHG; encoded by the coding sequence ATGAGCAGCCTGACAATAGACACCGCTGTGCAAGCGGTGCCGGTACAGACGGCACGTTTGCGGGCGGCGCAGGATGAAGGCCCGGCCGTCAAAGCCATACTGATTGGCATTGCCGTGCTGTTCTTTGTGCTGTTCTTGCTGCTGCCCTTGATCCTGGTGTTCATGACGGCCTTTAGCCGGGGCATCATGCCGTATCTGTCCGCCTTGAGCCAGAGCGATACCTGGCATGCGGCCAGCCTGACGGTTCTGGTTGCCGTGATTGCGGTGCCGTTGAATATTGCATTTGGCTTGGCGGCGTCTTGGGCCATTGCTCGTTTTGAGTTTCGTGGCAAAAGCCTGTTGACCACCTTGATCGACTTGCCATTTTCGGTATCGCCCGTGATTGCCGGTTTGATGTTCTTGCTGATTTTTGGTCGACAGGGCCCGTTTTGGGACTGGCTGGATGCCAACAACATTCGTATCGTCTTTGCTTTGCCCGGTTTGGTCCTGGCGACTTTGTTTGTCACTTTTCCCTTCGTGGCGCGCGAGTTGATTCCACTGATGCAAATGCAGGGCAGTGAGGAAGAACAGGCTGCGCGGGTGCTGGGGGCCAATGGCAGACAGATGTTCTGGCGGGTAACGCTGCCCAAGATCAAGTGGGGACTGCTGTATGGCGTGATTCTATGCAATGCCCGTGCCATGGGCGAATTTGGGGCGGTGTCGGTGCTGTCGGGCCATATACGGGGCCAGACCAACACGCTGCCTTTGCATGTAGAGATTGAGTACAACGACTATCACACGGTGGGCGCGTTTGCGGCGGCTTCGGTGTTGGCAGTCTTGGCTTTACTGACGTTGGCGCTTAAATTGTGGGCCGAGCGCAAAATGGTTCAAGACGGTCATCACGGATGA
- the cysT gene encoding sulfate ABC transporter permease subunit CysT, protein MLQARLWGFLPAVRKQRALPGFGLTMGLSISYLSLIVLIPLSAVVLKTTSMGWSAFWETISAARVLASLKLTFGMAALAALINGVFGLVLAWVLVRYRFPGRRIVDALIDLPFALPTSVAGISLAAIYAPTGWIGSWAEPYVGQIAFTPWGVLIALVFIGLPFVVRTVQPVLEELEQEQEEVSACLGADRFQTVTKVILPAILPACLTGVALAFARAVGEYGSVIFIAGNVPMVSEITPLLIVIKLEQFDYAGASALAVLMMVLSFIILLAINRLQWYLQSRHSGQASAKAAKVAAPLSLEGAR, encoded by the coding sequence ATGTTACAGGCTCGTCTGTGGGGATTTTTGCCCGCTGTGCGCAAGCAGCGGGCTTTACCAGGCTTTGGGCTGACGATGGGTTTATCCATCAGTTATTTAAGCCTGATTGTGCTGATTCCCTTGTCTGCTGTTGTGCTCAAGACCACCTCTATGGGCTGGTCGGCGTTTTGGGAAACCATTAGTGCCGCGCGTGTCTTGGCTTCTTTGAAATTGACCTTTGGCATGGCCGCGTTGGCGGCGTTGATCAATGGTGTGTTCGGCTTGGTTCTGGCTTGGGTTCTGGTGCGATACCGTTTTCCTGGACGCCGCATCGTGGATGCTTTGATTGATCTTCCCTTTGCCCTGCCCACGTCGGTAGCCGGTATTTCACTGGCCGCTATTTATGCGCCTACCGGCTGGATCGGTTCCTGGGCTGAACCTTATGTAGGGCAGATTGCGTTTACCCCTTGGGGGGTACTGATCGCCCTGGTGTTTATTGGCCTGCCTTTTGTTGTGCGTACCGTGCAGCCGGTTCTTGAAGAACTGGAGCAGGAACAGGAAGAGGTTAGTGCGTGTTTGGGGGCGGATCGCTTCCAGACGGTCACCAAGGTCATTTTGCCCGCCATTTTGCCTGCCTGCTTGACGGGCGTGGCCCTGGCTTTTGCTCGTGCGGTGGGTGAGTACGGTTCGGTGATTTTCATTGCTGGTAACGTCCCTATGGTCTCGGAAATTACGCCTTTGCTTATCGTGATCAAGCTGGAGCAGTTTGACTATGCGGGAGCTTCGGCCTTGGCTGTCCTGATGATGGTGTTGTCCTTCATCATTCTGTTGGCGATCAACCGTTTGCAGTGGTATTTGCAGTCGCGTCACTCAGGGCAGGCTAGTGCTAAAGCGGCAAAGGTAGCAGCGCCTTTATCTTTGGAGGGCGCACGATGA